The following nucleotide sequence is from Trifolium pratense cultivar HEN17-A07 linkage group LG2, ARS_RC_1.1, whole genome shotgun sequence.
GGTTAAAAAGATTTTTAAACTTTCGGATAACAAGAAGTTGTCGGGACTAGATTCATTATCTCATTAGCATGTATCAAtcaacctcactatatatatttcatttaccaatcattattatcacatatcacacatcgaacgtatccgtgtccggattacgccgtgaaatctattatatctattaacgttcgatgtctcgaatcattaatcgacataatagcattaagatctgatatttAACGTGATTATTAAACTCAACATCTATGTCTAAATtttgaagtttaataagtgattatctttattcttgattcaaacaatatatgtctatgccattcaaatcttttagaaatagacgattaaaacaagataacacttataatgattgataaagaaaacatatatattaagatAGAATCGACTACATGatcacaaaataactacatctaatcccaacaacaaaggaatttagctagacatgataaaagtaaacttacaagaaCAATGAGtaaaagggatgaagaacatctcttgatttctcaagtacaatgatgaatccaccttcaagaacTCTTAAACTAATGTTACTTATGTTTCTGAACTATTACAAAACGATATCTAAGAGAATGACTTCTGagtgctatttatagattttaAGGACAGtggagttcgctaagcgaaatgaTGTTCACTGAGCGAACTTAGTTACTTAagcaaggggtttcttgacacgtagcaaaaAGTCTGACTCATCAtttgttcgctgaagctcgctatCTCTCGCCATCAGATCATCACTCCCTGGTTTTGCTCGCCATCTCTCGCTATCTTTCGCTAAGCGaatgttgattttgttgttcAGCTCGCAGAagctcgctgaagctcgccatggaCCTTTGACCCACTGGTTTTGTTCGCCATATCTCGCTATggattcgctgagcgaaggctttaAAATCTTGcttttctagccattcctaacaaaatGTCTTGGGATTAATTTCAATGctatatttacatcaaaagAGGTTTTTAATCATGATTTCTTTATGAATGTACTGCTAAGTGCCCACAATTCATGatatattttaactaaaattgggCACTTATCAGTCGCTTATCAATTTCACCATTTTCCTCTTTCTCTTTCGTGCTATAGCGTTCACCGttctattcatcttcttctttggtgCTAAGGTCCTCCTTCGTCTTCCTTTGACTCAAATGCGCCTAAGCAAGTTAAATAAGGTCTTCCATAGTCTTCCTCACGCCAGTTTGAACTCAAACATGTTTCTCTTCAATCGAGCTTCAGGGTTCTACCTTCAATGGCGTTCGAGCTTCGATCGCCTTTTTCCTTCTTCGTATTTGTACTGTTCAATTGCTTTTTGTATTCCTCTTTATTTCAAGCTTCAATCGCGTTTGTAGCTTCTTCGTGGTGTAAGTTAAATgagagataaaaaataataaatgaaaaacaaCGAAAAATGAATTACAAATCAACTTTCAACATTcaaataatataacaaaatttaaagTCACATGAATATTGAGATTTACGATATTAATTACATAATCATTGATCGAATAAGTGGTTTTTAAAATCAATGAGCTAgcataatatttttcttttacccTAATAAAGTCAATGAAaaccaaatatttttatgtttgaaacTTTGTGCGCATATTCTTAAAGCATCATTTTTACATGAAAGCCAATCCCAAAAGTCCAAAAGCCCTTGATGAAgctgattttatttttcaatgatATAATAATACAAATACAAGGGTTCTAGATGGAGAACCTGATGACCAATAGTACTACTACTTTGCGACCTAAACAAGGTCATGTAGGACACACTATCTGCATAGTAACTTCAAACCATACCAAAAAGTACCTCAAAATATGAAGTACTATCTCATCAACACTAGCAATACAAATTATAGAACCACCTCCAGACAATagcataattaaaataacaaccGAGAACCATACAGATTTATTGCTCTAATAATCATCCTACACCCGAACAATTGACCTCAAAATAGCGTAATCGGATCCAGGCCCGGACCAAGGCCTGGATCTAACAGCATCAACGATCTTCAATTTATGATGGGCCTTACCCAAATCATTTGAGCAGTAGTTTCTAACAGCAGAAAGCTCATAAGGCGAGGTGTCGGTAGCGAGCCATTGTTCAATCGTGAACTGTTCTTGAGCACAAGGAATGTGGACTCCAGTGGAAGTAACCTCCACATAATTACAATACCATCCATGATGAGCACCCGACCCGTCTGAAGTCAAATTCACAGCACAAACAGGTCCATCCAAACAAGGACCCTTACCACTGAATATATCAAGGTTGCCCCGTTCATAGTAGTTATAACCCGGACCCATTAACCCGCCCCATGCTTCAAGATCCGTTATGTATATTCCGTAACCGTATGCGTCATATAACTTTAATCCGATGATTGAGTCTGTTCCTCCTTTTATGATCGACCCGGTTCTAACATACACCGTGTACACGCAATCCTCATCCTATACATCagacaaaaaatatttagacaTATTATTTTGACgtcaataattataattaatccATACAGTTGCGCGTAGAAAATATCTTATTATAACACAAACAAGAGAGCGAAAAGAGAAAGTCTTACAGATGTAACGGTTCTGGTGAAGCAAAACGAGAGGAGAAAGATGAGAGCAAAGAGAGATGTTGGGTTTGCCATATGAGATTGAGAATTGAGATGAAGTGGGAAATTGAATTTGTTTCAAAGTGATGGATACTGACAATATTGTGAAGTAGGTGTGTTCATAAATAGAGGAGTGACATATGGAGGGTGGAAATTGAATTGATCAAGCTAGCTAGCTGAAATGTTAAATATGTTCTTTATGGACAAGTTTTGATTAAtttgctttttatttattatttttggaaaTGTTACTGTCATGCGGTGTCCTCTGTTGGTTTGCTCAGCAATCAGTTACTTTGAAAGGAAAATTATATAGATaggaaaattttgaaattcttaaaaataaatttattttttagatttattataataattttaccTTATTTTAGTTGAATATTGATATTTCTACAACTAATTTtagttaagtaaaaaaaaaaaacttttgtttccttctttttttgggataaaaacaacaaagaggaaaaaaaaaatagaagagaaaataagaatAAATCAGAGTATGAAATAGAAAATTGTCCAGAATTAGTtctacaaatataatttatctTTTAGTTTTAACTTTGTCTCTTAAGGGTGTTCGTACATCTTGTACATATTTGTCATTGATAATtacaaacaaacacatttttttttatagtactCATATATAAGATAAATGTTTGACATTGAtacataaaaaagaaattaataaaaattaaatatattaatccttgataattataaacaaaaaaacagaagataaatatttttcattgatgcataaaaataaattaatattttagcaAAAACAATATTGGATTTCTTATCAATATTTGGCACTTATCATGCATATAGTGATAAGATCATTGAACTGACTAAACTTAGAATTTTTAATGGTCGATATTATCTTAAACTGTCAATAGAAATTCTAAAgaagaaatataataatttttctttgatctgAGATTAACATAGTAATTGGAGGTCGCTGAGAAGTCTGCTTTATAGCAGTTATTGATTGGTCTGGTATTGCGTGTTGACAGGGAAGATAGATGGAGATGGGTGCCAAATGCTTCAGGCCTTTTCAGTGTCAAATCTGCCTATATTTTTTTGCAATCCCGGTTGAATTCGAGTTATTTAGATTCTGATTTAGTTTATGATTTGCACAAACTGTGGAAGAATGATGTTCCGTCAAAAGTGAGAGTATTTGGCTGGCGCTTGCTTCTTGAGAAGCTTCCGACTCGCGCCGCTTTAGCATCTAAAGGTATTTTATCTAATCCTCATGATTTACCTTGCGTTTTCTGTTTTCAAGAAGTGGAAGATTGCAACCATGTTTTCTTTAGTTGCTCTAAAATCTTTGAAGTCTGGAAGCAAGTCTTTTTGTGGTTGGGTTTTGATTACAACCAACAAGAGGGCGGATGGAAACATTTCTTGAGGTTTGGATCATTAGTGAAAAAGAAGAAGGGAATGAAAGTTCGGCATTTGATTTGGTTGGCCACATCTTGGTGCATTTGGCGCATGCGGAATAATATCTTGTTTAGAGGAGAGAAGACGGACTACTCAACTTTGGTAGATTCTATTAAATTCATTTCGTGGCTTTGGTTTAGTGGTAGAGCAGGTCGCAATGCAGATTATTTGTACTAAAACTGGTGTATTAATCCTCTCTACTGTCTTCATAGTATATGAGAAGTtatgtatatttgtttttgtaagggtttgagtacgccttgtactccttattaatacaaatctttgcttataaaaaaaaaacatgttatttATTGTACTCTAATTCTGGACACCTAGTATCTCAGGGTACTAGTTGAAAAGATATTGAGTACAATTAAATACTTGTATAATTAATGATTAACCAAGATGGGAGCTGTCAACTCATGGTAATGAGTTTGAACTCTatgataaaatgaaaaacatggCCAGGTGAATTGAAATAGAAAAGAGTTTCTTGAGTCATATATGTTAACTTAATAGAGCTTGACAATAGTATCATGCTCTAGAGTTAACCAGAGTTGTAACgacaaaggaaaaataaatatattattcttCTAATGGTTCTTGAAAGTAAAATAGTACTTCATAGTATCCGGACGTTAAGGAGTGTTACTAGACGCCTACcttgattaatatatttatttgattaatatATTACCGACTTAGTATTGAACCTACAAAGTCACACACAAACGAGTGTTCTAATTCTTACTAaggaattattttatttgacaaattaaattaatgattttaattaaaataaaactataatTCTAAGtggaatattattttattttttttgctagtACAAAgaatacaaataatataagtataaattgagcatatttatttttgaaataaatatactatatatatatatatatatatatatatatatatatatatatatatatatatatatatatatatatatatatatatatatggatggTGAATTGGTATATGAACAAGTAGTGAACTGATATATGAACAAGTAAGCATATTGATTCATAGTGGAGGCAATTAACATGTTAATTGATTTTCATATTAGtggaaatatgaaaataaaagtttttctATTGAGTGGGAattgatttcttttattttgataaaagttCACATGCCTATAAATAGATACCATATAACTTGTTCAAGACACACTACTTTTCATCATACATGCATTTGCTTAGTTTTCTTGTTTCACAAACGCAAGAGTTGCTGGTAAGGATTGAGCTCGGTGTGGATAGCGTAGAGACTTCACACTATTGAAGAAATTTTTCATGATTCAAGAACTAATTAACAGGTACATGTTTACTGTTATATTAGTTTGTCatataatttaaacaaaaaaatagatcTAATTTTATTCGCTGTGCGTGTTTTGAacacattttttctttatatgcaccatgcataaatccTAGCTCATTTAGTGGTATCCCAACATAATTGCTTCGTACACCCCAGCccatttcgtcatacaccccccaACATAATTGCTACGTACACCCCATCCCATTTCATCATACACCCCCCAACATAATTGTTTCGTACACCCCAGTCCATTTCATCATACACCCCTCCAACATAATTGTTTCGTACACCCAACCCATTTTGTCATACACCTCCCAAACTCATCTCCAAACTAATTGCAACTAACCGTTATAATTTCTAATTCACTTTTCTGTCCAAAACCAACAccaacaccaacaacaacacGAAATCATCGTTCATCATCATCACCGTCACCGAAATCATCACGGGAATCATCATTCATCGCCAAGTTCGAGATTAGTGATTGAAAATGGTTTCTTAATGGTATATCAATTCTTATTaataatttcattgtttttttattttattacacaattattttgattttacatATAAGActatcaaaaccattaaaccacaattattttggtttcaaaGTGATTTTGAAAAAACTAGACAAAGGCAAAAATTCGTTTTACAACGGAAGAAACAAAAGAGAGACGATGGGACTTTACAAAAAAAAGCGGTAAaacaatgaaattattattaaaaattgacCACTTTTTTTGGTCAATCGgtgaatcaatcaatcaatcagtGACCACTTTTTTTGAagcgtatagatcatccataaaaattttgaattttttttgaaatcattcgatatgttattgagacccatcaaaattaacggtattaaTAAAAacccataaaccgttaattttgacgggtctcaataacatatcaaatgattttcaaaa
It contains:
- the LOC123911092 gene encoding PLAT domain-containing protein 3-like — translated: MANPTSLFALIFLLSFCFTRTVTSDEDCVYTVYVRTGSIIKGGTDSIIGLKLYDAYGYGIYITDLEAWGGLMGPGYNYYERGNLDIFSGKGPCLDGPVCAVNLTSDGSGAHHGWYCNYVEVTSTGVHIPCAQEQFTIEQWLATDTSPYELSAVRNYCSNDLGKAHHKLKIVDAVRSRPWSGPGSDYAILRSIVRV